The Pyrus communis chromosome 2, drPyrComm1.1, whole genome shotgun sequence genome includes a window with the following:
- the LOC137726790 gene encoding MDIS1-interacting receptor like kinase 2-like codes for MQLKTMTFHYILLLLFALPLIKTTSISPRKQAETLIKWKAGFSPSSSSPPSLLHSWSLTNLNSLCNWTAIVCTKTRTVSEIQLFGMEINGTLALFDFSLFPNLTHFNLNGNYFRGPIPSAIGNLSGLTTLDLGNKFYEETHNQFSGPIPNSISLISGLQHIDLSWNLLEGKIPPSIGQLRELQYLDLSGNPLNSSIPSELGLCTNLTHLSLSSNKLNGELPLSLSNLKNLVELGLTNNLFIGQILPSLVSNWTKLVSLHLHKNSFSGTISAEIGQLTQLQYLSLYSNKFSGEIPQSLGNLSQLQILYLDQNYLTGEIPQSLGKLTLLQGLYLSYNHLTGEIPQSLGKLTQLHGLYLSDNHLTGEIPQSLGKLTQLQGLHLSDNHLTGEISQSLGKLTQLYELYLFDNHLTGEIPRSLGNLSSLDGLYLFDNNLTGEIPQSLGKLTQLQQLYLSGNNLTGEIPQSLGKLTQLQQLYLSDNHLTGEIPQSLGKLTQLKLLYLSDNHLTGEIPQSLGNLSRLKRLDLSANNFTGVIPRISGMLDPKLLSLSNNNLTGVIPSFLFLAVGLTGLEYLNLSSNSLSGAIPSELRMLIKLDVFNASHNHLSGEIQSALAKLLTLNISMYDFSYNNLTGPFPTCGIFNKVPTNAFIGNHGLWSRAEGPTECKSSSTHSKSAKKNIVSIFLYSFLGFTVGAISIAALFLMFGKRSTIRPQVIKTSQNFENFEAMILQEEVKFTFAEVVKAVDDFHEKYCIGEGGFGKVYKAELQSGQVVAVKRLNTDDSNDVPAINLQSFHNEIRTLTTIRHRNVIRLYGFSTRKSCIFLLYEYLERGSLGKALYGVEGVTELGWPTRVKIVQGLARALSYLHHDCSPPIVHRDVTINNVLLEQDFEPRLSDFGTAKLLSIDSSNWTNIVGTLGYMAPGNVKILMLCNFVLSFVELTYFVLFIRRACIYYAGDGQV; via the coding sequence ATGCAACTCAAAACCATGACATTTCATTATATTCTCCTGCTGCTGTTCGCATTGCCACTGATCAAAACGACGTCAATATCTCCACGAAAACAAGCAGAAACGCTCATCAAATGGAAGGCTGGCTTTtctccatcatcatcatcgccACCTTCGCTACTCCATTCATGGTCCCTCACCAACCTCAACAGCCTCTGCAACTGGACTGCCATTGTCTGCACCAAAACCAGAACGGTCTCCGAAATACAGCTCTTCGGCATGGAAATTAACGGAACACTGGCTCTTTTCGACTTTTCCCTATTTCCAAATCTCACCCACTTCAACCTGAATGGCAACTATTTCCGAGGGCCTATACCATCTGCCATTGGAAATCTCTCCGGCCTCACAACTTTGGACTTGGGCAACAAATTTTATGAAGAGACTCATAACCAATTCTCTGGCCCAATTCCGAACAGTATAAGTTTGATTTCTGGTCTTCAACATATTGACCTGAGTTGGAATCTTCTGGAAGGGAAAATTCCACCCTCTATAGGCCAACTCAGGGAGCTCCAGTACCTTGATCTTTCAGGCAACCCCTTAAACTCTTCTATCCCTTCTGAGCTTGGTCTTTGCACAAACCTCACCCACTTGTCTCTGTCTTCCAATAAACTCAATGGGGAACTGCCTCTGTCCTTGTCCAATCTGAAAAACCTCGTTGAATTGGGTTTGACTAATAATCTATTCATTGGTCAAATCCTTCCTTCTCTGGTCTCcaattggacgaaattggtttcTTTGCACCTTCATAAGAATAGCTTCAGCGGAACCATTTCAGCAGAAATTGGGCAGTTGACACAATTGCAGTATCTAAGCCTTTATTCCAACAAATTCAGCGGAGAGATTCCTCAGAGTCTAGGCAATTTATCTCAGCTTCAGATACTCTATTTGGACCAGAACTACTTGACAGGAGAGATTCCTCAGAGTCTAGGCAAATTGACTCTGCTTCAGGGACTCTATTTGTCCTATAACCACTTGACAGGAGAGATTCCTCAGAGTCTAGGCAAATTGACCCAGCTTCATGGACTCTATTTGTCCGATAACCACTTGACAGGAGAGATTCCTCAGAGTCTAGGCAAATTGACGCAGCTTCAGGGACTCCATTTGTCCGATAACCACTTGACAGGAGAGATTTCTCAGAGCCTAGGCAAATTGACCCAGCTTTATGAACTCTATTTGTTCGATAACCACTTGACAGGAGAGATTCCTCGGAGTCTAGGCAATTTATCTAGCCTTGATGGACTCTATTTGTTCGATAACAACTTGACAGGAGAGATTCCTCAGAGTCTAGGCAAATTGACTCAGCTTCAGCAACTGTATTTGTCCGGTAACAACTTGACAGGAGAGATTCCTCAGAGTCTAGGCAAATTGACTCAACTTCAGCAACTGTATTTGTCCGATAACCACTTGACAGGAGAGATTCCACAGAGTCTAGGCAAATTGACTCAGCTTAAGCTACTCTATTTGTCCGATAACCACTTGACCGGAGAGATTCCTCAGAGTCTAGGCAATTTATCTCGCCTTAAGAGACTGGATTTGTCCGCTAACAACTTCACAGGAGTGATCCCACGGATTTCAGGTATGTTGGACCCCAAACTTCTTTCATTGTCTAATAACAATTTGACAGGGGTAATACCAAGTTTTCTGTTTCTCGCCGTAGGTTTAACAGGTTTGGAATACTTGAATCTCAGCAGCAATTCACTATCGGGTGCAATACCATCAGAATTGCGCATGCTCATAAAATTAGACGTTTTCAATGCCTCACACAATCATCTCTCAGGCGAAATCCAATCAGCATTAGCTAAGCTGTTGACCCTAAATATAAGTATGTATGACTTTTCGTATAACAACTTAACGGGGCCATTCCCAACTTGTGGCATTTTCAATAAGGTGCCAACAAATGCTTTTATTGGTAACCATGGCTTGTGGAGTCGTGCAGAAGGACCAACTGAATGTAAGTCCTCCAGTACACATTCCAAAAGTGCTAAGAAGAATATAGTATCTATTTTCCTTTATTCCTTTCTGGGTTTCACAGTAGGTGCAATTTCCATTGCTGCTCTCTTTCTCATGTTTGGTAAGAGGTCCACGATCCGGCCTCAGGTAATcaaaacttctcaaaactttgagAATTTTGAAGCAATGATATTGCAAGAGGAAGTAAAATTTACGTTTGCAGAAGTTGTGAAGGCTGTAGATGACTTTCATGAGAAATACTGCATTGGCGAAGGAGGTTTTGGAAAGGTTTACAAGGCAGAGCTCCAATCAGGccaagttgttgcagttaaaagGCTTAACACGGACGACTCTAATGACGTTCCAGCGATCAATCTTCAAAGTTTTCATAATGAAATCCGAACTTTGACAACTATCCGGCATCGAAACGTCATAAGGCTATATGGCTTTTCTACAAGGAAGAGTTGCATATTCTTGCTTTATGAATACTTAGAGAGAGGCAGCCTCGGAAAAGCATTGTATGGGGTAGAAGGGGTTACTGAACTTGGCTGGCCAACAAGGGTAAAAATTGTGCAAGGACTTGCTCGTGCACTTTCTTACTTGCACCATGACTGCTCACCACCAATTGTGCATCGTGATGTAACTATCAATAATGTATTGCTCGAGCAGGATTTCGAGCCCCGACTCTCAGATTTTGGAACAGCAAAACTGTTGAGTATTGATTCATCCAACTGGACCAACATTGTTGGTACGCTAGGATACATGGCCCCAGGTAATGtaaaaattttaatgttgtgcAACTTTGTACTATCTTTTGTAGAGTTGACATATTTTGTCCTCTTTATACGCAGAGCTTGCATATATTATGCAGGTGACGGACAAGTGTGA